From the genome of Manduca sexta isolate Smith_Timp_Sample1 chromosome 14, JHU_Msex_v1.0, whole genome shotgun sequence, one region includes:
- the LOC115456079 gene encoding DNA-directed RNA polymerase II subunit Rpb4 produces MSGPVQDVVEEDAADLQFPKEFENAETLLISEVDMLLEHRKAQNESAEEEQEFSEVFMKTLTYTNMFKKFKNKETIAAVRNLLQSKKLHKFEVASLANLCPETPEEAKALIPSLEGRFEDEELRILLDDIQTKRSLQY; encoded by the exons ATGTCTGGACCAGTACAAGATGTTGTAGAAGAAGACGCAGCAGATTTACAGTTTCCTAAAG AATTTGAAAATGCTGAGACATTGCTGATCTCAGAAGTAGACATGTTATTGGAGCATAGGAAAGCGCAAAATGAATCAGCTGAAGAAGAACAAGAATTCTCAGAAGTGTTTATGAAGACACTCACATACACTAATATGTTTaagaaattcaaaaataaagaaaccaTAGCCGCTGTTAGAAA TCTATTACAATCAAAGAAACTGCATAAGTTTGAAGTTGCAAGTTTAGCAAACCTTTGTCCAGAAACGCCAGAAGAAGCCAAGGCCTTAATACCATCGTTAGAAGGCAGATTTGAGGATGAAGAACTAAGAATTTTACTAGATGATATACAAACAAAACgtagtttacaatattaa